CAGCATGGGCAATGCCTTCTTGGGCCTCAGCATTTTCCAGAAGGCTTTGGAGTGCTTTGAGAAAGCTTTACGCTACGCACACAACAACGATGACAAGATGCTGGAGTGTCGAGTCTGCTGCAGCCTTGGGAACTTCTACGCCCAGATAAAGGTGTGGTAACCTGAGGGTGATTGTCTCGTGGATTCAGGAAAGAATTGGAAATGGTGTgaatttcagattatttctttgCTATAGAGAGTGAAGTACAGAGAGAGCATTGTAAGCTAAAATCTCTTCTTTGTAAAATCATCATTGAGTACTCTCCTTCACAGTAAGGATGGGAGGATTAATGTAATGTTTATATagcacagcagaagcagctgtgaaTATTCCTGTGTGTTGAAAAGATCAAACTTAGCTTCAAAGAAGATCACATCAGAGGAGGTGCTGTCTGCACACAGGGCTGGCGGCCAGAACTCACAGATTCTGTCAACCACATAGCAGGCAAATAGCTATTTATATGGGCAAAACCAGGCAGGAACTGAGGATGGGGGTGATTTgtgatacacatatatatatttaaaaaaatatatatttacaataCAATTTCTATTACAAACAGCAACAAATAGGTTTTCCTCACaaagtcttgatttttttgtCACTAATGGAAGACTTGCCAACTGAAGTGTTGAAAACTATCAGTAAACTTCCCTCATCATaccaaaaataaagaacagaacaTTGTGCTGGATACTTTTAAGGGATGAAATAAGAAGGGAGAAAGGAACTTTTAGAAGATGTGGTTTCCTTTGCGTGTcgtggagaattaaaaaaatatgaggtctttttcatttctgcagtttcaTTTAACTTACGTGAGAAGGGTTTTAGATACTTGGATGACGGTTTTACATACTTACTGTAAAATGAGATTTCTTTCCCAAACGCTTCTAATGCAGAAAgatgcttaaaaatgaaaatatgttttattattatCGATTGTGGATTTGGCGAGGCCATGATTCTTTGTTCCTGTTTCCTGCAACAATGGATAACCAGCCTCTTGGAGATCCTGACTCGCCATATGGAGAACATGAGGGCTCCATGTAGACGTTGAAAGCAGAGATGAAGTTAAGTTTTCAGCCTTTGGTTACAGAGGAGGGTAAATGGTTCCTGCAGAGTAAAGCTGATGGCGTACTATATAAAATTCATTTGCTGTGTCATTGCCCCAGTGTCATGAACCCAGCAAGTAATAGAAATTCGGTATATGGCAATTCCACCTTTCACAGTTTGACACCCAGTGAAAACACCTAGTGAAACACCACATGTggaagaggagcagcaggagtTGAAAGGTGTGCAGAAATCTGCTAGCTGTTGCAATGTTAGTAGATAAAAAAtggttgctttttcttctcttttgctttatttttgctgtcactgctgtcTGCCCGCTTGTCTGCCTTACAGGACTACGAGAAAGCCTTGTTCTTCCCATGTAAAGCAGCTGAGCTGGTGAATGATTATGGAAAGGGCTGGAGCTTGAAGTACCGTGCGATGAGCCAGTACCACATGGCAGTGGCCTATCGGCAGCTGGGGCGCTTGGCAGATGCTATGGACTGCTGTGAGGTacaggctgcaggcagatgcAGAGCTCTCACAGATCTCTGCAAGGGATCTTCCCTAAGGACCGGGAGCGGGAGAAACCGTGGCGTTCACACTTGACTGGATGTTCCTGCTGCCTCCCAGTCTTGGAGACGTGGTTTCAGTAGCCCAGGGGGCCCCCAGAGTTTGGGTCTGTGACTGGCCCTTGGTTGGGAACGCATGAACAAGGCTTTACTTGCCTTAAAAACATTGTGCCATTTCTTTGGAGCTGACCTCTCGGTGGCTGGAGTGCACAGTCCCAGCCCTGCTGTTTTGAACCAGGAACAAGCTCTTTTACTGACCGAAGACATTTTCTTTCAGGAGTCCATGAAGATTGCCCTGCAGCATGGTGACCGGCCTCTGCAAGCGCTGTGTCTGCTGTGCTTTGCAGATATTCATCGCAGTCGCAAAGACGTGCAGGTACAGCTCTTTCCTGCCAGGAAGGACAGAGGGATAGCGAGAGGGTGTGAAAAACATCAAAACAtgtgttttcctccctgcttctgcAGACAGCCTTTCCTCGGTATGATTCCTCCATGAGCATCATGACAGAGATTGGCAACCGCCTGGGCCTGACCCAGGTGCTGCTGGGAGTGACTAAGTGCTGGATGATCCAGAAGGAGCTGGACAAGGTCAGTTCCAAACTTGTTTCTACAGAAGTCTGTTAGACAAGATTAGAGCATACAGTCTTTTTCTGACCCGTATGCCCATCAACATGCAGTCAAGACTGTACCCCTTGGTTCTGTTGCTTGTACAGTCACATTTCTCCGAACGGTCCCTCTCAGCCAGGAATTTGTTACTGACAGCATGAACATCCATTCTGAGTCAGACTGCTGACTTACAGAATTGTCTCATTAGTCAGTCCTGATGCCTTTTAAGCACTACACTGAGAAACCAGCACTGAGGGAAGGAAACCTACTCCTGCCATTGTAGGCAATCAGCTTATGTTTATGCTCTGAAATAGACTCCACTGCCTGGTTTGTAGCTATATGACTAAGCTCGTTGTTGTGATAGTGATGATTAGACAGCTCTACAGCTCCACCATGTGCTTTGCAGACAAACGTGGTGTCAAATTCCTAGAGAAACTTTGAAGGTATAAACTGTGACGTTGAACAGAGAAATGAGAGCAGAAAATCGTTTAGGACTAGACAACCAATCAATATAGTACAAGGGGGTGACGttacttattttgaaaatgtttaggCAGTGTATGTGTGTTCCAATCCAGATTGCACTAGATGCAGCAGGAACATTACTGGGCTGCAGAATGAGCTGCTCAAAGGTTTGCCTGAACTAGTGCTGAACAACCTGGAATACCTGCACAGTGCCACATCAGGATGCTGGTTTGCGTGTAGACATGAAGATTCACTCTTATCGCTCATATGAGACACAAAGAAATTTAGCTCAAACGAAGCATTCCAGATATTAGGGAATCAAGTATGTGTCTGTCGGAAAAGACAAGTCCAAGGTGCTGTCAGCATCTGAGTTGCTTACAGCAGGGAATCTGTTGGGCAAGATACACCTTGCAATCTCAGTAAGTAAACACTATGTGTGCAATGGAAGAAGAAACTGCGGACTTAAAAACTTTGCTCAGTGTAATCCCTTCCCAGCCTCCTATCTCATATTCAGAAGAATGGGACAGGACGCAGCAAGTAGGCctctctacagaaaaaaatattcagagcaCTCACCAAACCCCTACATCCACCTCCAGCCATTGGCACCCTCTGTTATCACAAGCAGTTCTCACCTGTGAGAGACTTGCACAGAGTCCTCATCTtaccaaaacccacaaaagaagAGAATGAATAGATGAATCTTGTATTCTGTTCCAGGCTTTAGAGGAAAGTCTGCCCTGGTGGGTCAGGGACCTTATGCCCATTGCCCCAAATGTGGCCTACCCAAATGTCACAGTCCCGAATACTCGCCCAAGCCTGTTCCTCATCTTGCCAGTCCCAGTTTCCATTTCTCATGCTACTCGTCCCAGTATCAGTTACCTAATAAAGCAGTTTGTTAACTTTCCACTTGCAGATTCCCTGTTCTTGTCCTAGCTTCCTCCATCTTCCTGGTCTCCTTGGCCAGTTAGTCTGTTTCCTTTCATttgcatgtagtcattagtgttGCAGATCTTCCCAGGCTGCTGGCGTAGCCTGCTTGCCCAGACTCTTGTGCAGTCTCATGTTCCTGTCCAAGACAAACTGCTCCCTGGACTTCTCAGCatctcttctcccaccccacatGCTTCATTTTGATTCTCAGTGCCGGTCATTAATTTCAGGgttttccagtcactcttcctaGGCACAGCTCTTGGTTATGTTCTACCTGCTAGCCTTCAGTTCCTGCTTCCCTCTTCTACAAGTTCCTTATCCTAGGCTGTTGCTGCCAGCACAAGTCTACTGCCATCTCCTCCACATTCAAAGTGCATTCTTTCATCTCATCTGGTTTTCGTCTCCTAGAATAGCAGCAATGGAAAATTATAGGGTAGAAATTTTATAATGTTCCTCCTGAACTGCATCACAGGGGAGACATCATCTTCCCCGTGGACAATCTGAAGCAGATCTCGGTAGTTCTGGAAAACAGAGACTGATGATCAGAACAGTGAAGAACACTGTGGCATCTAGGGGAAAGTAGGGACTCATTTGGTTTAACAGCTGCTATGCTAAATACTTTCCTTCAGCTTGAAAAAGATAGATAGCAGTACACTCCTACATCACACCACGTGTAAGGAGGACAAAGTGGATATatgaacagcagggaaaaaatggaagagCGTGGTGTGTTGGTGGTGCTgatcccttccctcccctcctctacAAGTGAAATTGGAGTTGCCCAAGGATTACTGAGCCTGTAGGGTAGGATGGGGAAAAGgcttgctttgcttgtgcttcgTCCCAACCCCAATGAGCATGTGTGACCGAGTTTAAATAAGTCTGTGTTCTCTCTGCTTGGAAACACCAGCCTCTGCCAACATCATACCCCTACTTTGCACTGTGTGGCTGGAACAGAAATGCAGCTCTTGGATTATCTGTGGTCTTCCAGAAACCAAGCTTTTCTTACAGATGAACttttgggaggggagggaaaCCTGCCAGACAGCTATCTTGCACCTCCAGAGTTGCAGTGATGCTTTTGTTTACCCAAATTCTACTCTGTACCTCTTTacccttttcttttaatgattccCATAGGGCACTCATGCAAGTCTGGTTTTGATATATCAGACTGAGAACTGATGATGCGTGCTCTCCATTCACAGGCTCTGGAAAGCATTGAAAAGGcacaggagctggcagagggacTAGGGAACAAGGTAGGATCCTACAGCTTCTCTTCAGCACTGTCTGTAGTTTTCTGTCAGGCAACCTAAGAAGCCAAGCACTGAAGTATCCAGACTTGTTATTGCTTATTAATGTGTCCATATTAACCAGCTGATGCTTGGGACTTGCTTTGTTGTGGGCAGTTGCGCAGGTGATCATCAGTGTGCAAGTCTGAAAAGTGAGGGAGGAGTCACAGGTGGATAAACAAAGGGGGATAGGAAGCAGTAAAAATGCGGTATGAAACAAGCAGAGAGCCTAGAGGATTAGGGGTCTCTTCTTGAAAAACATGATTGCCCTGAGCAGAAGCTGAGCTGTGTGCTGGCTGGAGGCGAAGGGAAGTGAAACACAGTGCATGTCATGGGTAGTGCAGGAAAACAATCTTGATGAAAGAGCTGGAGTGTGCCTCAAACCTGGTGCCCCCCTTTTGTGTTAGGGAGAAGTATGGTTAATGGCAGGAAGTGCTGAGGGACCAGATGTCCTTACATGGATCCTACCCCTCGGGCAGCTTTCTGTGCTGATAGTTCTCTAGCTGGGGCTGTAGGGGTTTCCACTCCTCCTGTTACTGGCCTGTCTTCACCTTGTTGTTCACTTTTCTTATGTTTCTGCCCTTCACGTGCAGCTTGGCCTGCTGAAGCTCCACTGCCTGTGTGAAAGGATCTATCGCACAAAGGGGCAGCAGCGAGAATTGCGTGACCATGTAGTGAAGTTCCATGAATGTGTGGAGGAGATGGAGCTGTACTGTGGCATGTGTGGAGAGTCCATTGGGGAGAAGAACAACCAGCTCCAGGCGCTGCCTTGTTCCCACTTCTTCCACTTAAAGTAATGAGCTGAAAGTACTAAAGATCCTTGTCGTGACATTAGTCGCAGGAAAGGGCTGTTCATGTCCAGAGCAGGACAGTCCTATGCATGCTGTTCCCCAGGTCTTTGTCCTGCTGACCTGTGCCCTGCAGCATCCTATTGCTGTGTCGTGAATCTCATGACCTTGAAGGGTGAGGTTTAGCCGTTAATACTCAACCCCCTCCCACTTCTGTCCTCTAAATGATTGTGCACTGATGTCCTCACCTGGCCCAGTTCACAGGTTCTTATCTAATTCCTCTTGGGGGAATCAGCTCTTCGCTCCCAGGGGCCGTTTGGATTTTTCCCCTGAATCCCCCCACTTTCTCTGTTGTCTAGAGGTGCACTGAGGTGAAGAAGGTGTTCGGTTTGTTTGTGCTACTGCCATAAACTTAGCTGTACCATCGTTGTGTTTCTAGTAGAAACGTACGTGTAACAAAACACTCGGTTCTGAAAACTAACAATTTAAAAACACAGCCTCACCATGACACCAAAATAGGATCAAACTAGGGCGAGGCTCTACATTTGTCTCCGGCAGTACAGGAACTTAATTGTGTAGAGGAACGTGCTGAAGTGCCTCCACGGAACGGGTGGAAAAAATCTTTGCCCGTGAGGGGAGGGAGCTTTGTCCTGTGCTCCGTCGTTAATACATAGAGCAGCAGCGGGAGGGGCGCTGGGGGACGCAGAGCCCCCCCGAACCGACC
The sequence above is drawn from the Strix aluco isolate bStrAlu1 chromosome 4, bStrAlu1.hap1, whole genome shotgun sequence genome and encodes:
- the RAPSN gene encoding 43 kDa receptor-associated protein of the synapse isoform X1, encoding MRLFNAWEMGQDQTKQQIEKGLHLYQSNQTEKALRVWMRVLEKSADPAGRFRVLGCLITAHAEMGRYKDMLKFAVVQIDTARELEDPDYLTESYLNLARSNEKLCEFQKTISYCKTCLNMQGTTVSLQLNGQVSLSMGNAFLGLSIFQKALECFEKALRYAHNNDDKMLECRVCCSLGNFYAQIKDYEKALFFPCKAAELVNDYGKGWSLKYRAMSQYHMAVAYRQLGRLADAMDCCEESMKIALQHGDRPLQALCLLCFADIHRSRKDVQTAFPRYDSSMSIMTEIGNRLGLTQVLLGVTKCWMIQKELDKALESIEKAQELAEGLGNKLGLLKLHCLCERIYRTKGQQRELRDHVVKFHECVEEMELYCGMCGESIGEKNNQLQALPCSHFFHLKCLQTNGTRGCPNCRRLSVKPGYV
- the RAPSN gene encoding 43 kDa receptor-associated protein of the synapse isoform X2: MRLFNAWEMGQDQTKQQIEKGLHLYQSNQTEKALRVWMRVLEKSADPAGRFRVLGCLITAHAEMGRYKDMLKFAVVQIDTARELEDPDYLTESYLNLARSNEKLCEFQKTISYCKTCLNMQGTTVSLQLNGQVSLSMGNAFLGLSIFQKALECFEKALRYAHNNDDKMLECRVCCSLGNFYAQIKDYEKALFFPCKAAELVNDYGKGWSLKYRAMSQYHMAVAYRQLGRLADAMDCCEESMKIALQHGDRPLQALCLLCFADIHRSRKDVQTAFPRYDSSMSIMTEIGNRLGLTQVLLGVTKCWMIQKELDKLGLLKLHCLCERIYRTKGQQRELRDHVVKFHECVEEMELYCGMCGESIGEKNNQLQALPCSHFFHLKCLQTNGTRGCPNCRRLSVKPGYV